TGATGGTGAGCAAGGTACGCGGTGAGTTCGCCGACGCCAGCGCGACCATCACCATCGCCGAGGAGCCCCTTGAGTCCTCGGTCACGGCCACCATTCAGGCCGCCAGCATCAACACCGCGCAGGCCGACCGGGACGCGCACCTGCGCAGCCCGGAGTTCCTCGACGTGGAGAAGTTCGCCACCCTGGAGTACCGCAGCACCGGGGTGAAGTCCCACGAGGGCAACGAGTTCGTCCTCGCCGGTGAGCTGACGATCAAGGACGTGACCCGTCCGGTCGACCTGAAGGTCGAGTTCGAGGGCGTCGGGCGCAGCCCGTTCGGCCAGGACATCTTCGGGTTTTCCGCGTCCACCGAGATCGATCGCGAGGAGTTCGGCCTGACCTGGAACGTCGCCCTGGAGTCGGGCGGTGTCCTGGTGGGCAAGAAGGTCAAGATCGAGATCGAGGGTGAGGCTATCCGCCAGGCCTGATCTCCGTACGCCCCGACCGGCCCGCGCTCGCACCGCGCGGGCCGGTCGGCTGTGCTTCGGGCCGGCATCGTGCTTCCGGCCGACGCGGCCGGCATTATCGTGCTTCCGGCCGGCGCGGGCCGGCATCGTGCTTCCGGCCGACGCAGCCGGCATTATCGTGCTCCGGCCGGTGCCTGCCGGTCGGCTGTGCTCCGACCGCGCCGGGTACTCCCGGCGGTTGCCGGCCGGCTCGGGGCTGGCGATGCGATGCGAATTGTCACAGGTTGTTCGCCGGTCGATCCGCTGGCCACCCTGCCGGCTGGGTAGAGATTCCGACGGAGGTGCTCCGACCCCTGGTCACGTCGGTGGTTCCGTCCGCACCGGGCGGGTGGACTGCGACAACGGGCCGATCTTGGCCCGACCGGGCCGGGCGCCTGCACCGAGTATGGTTCACGAAGCGCTGCGGAGCGGGTACCGTTCCGTCGCGTCGCGCGCCGGGAGGAAACATGGGCAGGGACGTCGACCGAGCCGCCTTCTCCCGGGAGGACCGGGTCCGATACCGGCAGAAGGTCCGCCGCTGTCTGGACGTTTTCGCGTTGATGCTCGACGACTTCGGGTTCGACGCCGACCGGCCGATGACCGGGTTGGAGATCGAGCTCAACCTGGTGGACCCGAACGCCGAGCCCGCGATGCGCAACGACGAGATTCTCGCGGCCATCGCCGACCCGCTGTTCCAGACCGAGTTGGGACGCTTCAACCTGGAGTTGAACGCGAACCCGCGACTGATCGAGGGCAAGGGATTCGCCGACTACGAGCGTGATCTGAGCGGCAGCCTGAGCCGGGCGAACGACCGGGCGGCCCAATCGGACACCCGGATCGTCCTGGTCGGCATCCTGCCCACGCTTACCGAACGGCATCTGGTGGCGGAGAACCTCTCCACCAACGAGCGGTACCGGGTGCTCAACGACCAGATCGTCGGTGCCCGGGGCGAGGACATCGAACTCGACATCCGGGGCGTCGAGCGGCTGCGTACGCACACCGACTCGATCGCGCCGGAGGCGGCGTGCACCAGCCTCCAGTTCCACCTCCAGGTCGCGCCGGACAGCTTCGCGGACTACTGGAACGCCTCACAGGCGATCGCGGCGGCCCAGGTGGCGGTGGGCGCCAACTCGCCTTTCCTGTACGGGCGGCAGCTCTGGGCGGAAACCCGGATCGCCCTGTTCGAGCAGGCCACCGACACCCGACCGGACGAGTTGAAGGCCCAGGGCGTACGCCCCCGGGTGTGGTTCGGTGAGCGCTGGATCACCTCGATCTTCGACCTCTTCGAGGAGAACGTCCGCTACTTTCCGCCGCTGCTGCCGATCTGCGAGACCGAGGACCCGGTGCAGGTGCTGCACGCCGGTGGCGTACCGGAGTTGGCCGAGCTGCGACTGCACAACGGCACGGTCTACCGGTGGAACCGACCGGTCTACGACATCATGGACGGCCGCCCGCACCTGCGGGTGGAGAACCGGGTGCTACCGGCCGGACCGACCGTTGTCGACATGCTGGCCAACGCCGCCTTCTACTTCGGGCTGGTGCGAGGGCTGGCCGAGGCCGACCGACCGATCTGGAGCCAGCTCACCTTCAGCTCGGCCGAGGAGAACTTCCACGCCGCCGCCCGACGCGGAATGGATGCCATCCTGCACTGGCCACGGCTGGGCGAGGTGCCGGTGACCAAGCTGGTGCTCGACGTGCTGCTGCCGATCGCCTCGGCCGGGCTCGACGGCTTCGGGGTGGCACCGGCCGAGCGCGATCGCCTGCTCGGCATCATCGAGCAGCGTTGCCGTACCGGCCGTAACGGGGCAGCCTGGCAGACCCTCACGGTCTGGGCCGCCGAGCGGCACCGGAATCTGGACCGCCACGCGGCACTGCGCCACATGTTGCAGCGCTACGCGGAGTTGCAGCGCACCAACGAGCCGGTGCACAGCTGGCCGATCGACTGACTGGCCACCGGCGAGGGATGCGTCAGCGCGGCTTACGTGGAGTCCGGCTCCGGCGACCCGTTCCCGCGCCATCGGTCCCGGTACCGCCCCCGGCACCTCCGGACGGACCATCGGCCTCGGGGCCGTGAGATGGAACGTCGGCCTCGGGGCCGTGAGGCGGAACGTCGGCCTCGGGGCCTTCGGGCGTGGTGCCGGTGGGCGGGGATGCTGGGACGCTCCGACCCGCCCTGCCGCCGGTGCTCGTGCCACCGCGCCCGCTCGTGCCGCCGGCTCCGCTCGTGCCACCGGGCCCACCAGCTCCGCTCGTGCCGCTGGCTCCGCTCGTGCCACCGCGCCCGCTCGTGCCACCGCGCCCGCTCGTGCCGCTGGCTCCGCTCGTGCCGCTGGCGGTCGTCGGGGCGGTGGGCGTCGTCGGGTCGCTGCCTGCCGTGCCGCCCGGAGCGCTGCCGGCCAGGTCGTCGGAGCCAGCCCGCTGCCGAGGCACCGTGGCGGTGGGTACCGGGTCAGCCGTGGCGGTGGGTACCGGGTCGGTCGGAGCGGTGGCTCCGCCGCCGGTCGGTTTACTGGCCGCCC
This DNA window, taken from Micromonospora sp. FIMYZ51, encodes the following:
- a CDS encoding YceI family protein, with the translated sequence MTSSTESVTRDWNGLTIPAAGTYLLDAAHKRVGFVARHMMVSKVRGEFADASATITIAEEPLESSVTATIQAASINTAQADRDAHLRSPEFLDVEKFATLEYRSTGVKSHEGNEFVLAGELTIKDVTRPVDLKVEFEGVGRSPFGQDIFGFSASTEIDREEFGLTWNVALESGGVLVGKKVKIEIEGEAIRQA
- a CDS encoding glutamate--cysteine ligase produces the protein MGRDVDRAAFSREDRVRYRQKVRRCLDVFALMLDDFGFDADRPMTGLEIELNLVDPNAEPAMRNDEILAAIADPLFQTELGRFNLELNANPRLIEGKGFADYERDLSGSLSRANDRAAQSDTRIVLVGILPTLTERHLVAENLSTNERYRVLNDQIVGARGEDIELDIRGVERLRTHTDSIAPEAACTSLQFHLQVAPDSFADYWNASQAIAAAQVAVGANSPFLYGRQLWAETRIALFEQATDTRPDELKAQGVRPRVWFGERWITSIFDLFEENVRYFPPLLPICETEDPVQVLHAGGVPELAELRLHNGTVYRWNRPVYDIMDGRPHLRVENRVLPAGPTVVDMLANAAFYFGLVRGLAEADRPIWSQLTFSSAEENFHAAARRGMDAILHWPRLGEVPVTKLVLDVLLPIASAGLDGFGVAPAERDRLLGIIEQRCRTGRNGAAWQTLTVWAAERHRNLDRHAALRHMLQRYAELQRTNEPVHSWPID